One part of the Clostridium thermosuccinogenes genome encodes these proteins:
- the yabQ gene encoding spore cortex biosynthesis protein YabQ, which translates to MEVSVINQANIFLFAVAGGMLIAFIYDIFRIKRKTVKTRSFGVFIEDFVFWVLVALIMFAVVYFSNEGEVRGYIFLGAAIGIVLYSLLLSRLVMKLFLAVIGILKRIFKGIWFVVSYPFRIIIRILKVPCGFMAKISRKAARRVNRVRKSQFAKLYIWKKMIKNKIKKI; encoded by the coding sequence TTGGAAGTATCTGTTATCAATCAGGCTAATATTTTTTTGTTTGCAGTTGCAGGCGGCATGCTGATCGCCTTCATATATGACATCTTCAGGATTAAAAGAAAAACCGTCAAAACCAGGAGTTTCGGAGTTTTTATAGAGGATTTCGTGTTTTGGGTACTGGTTGCTCTGATAATGTTTGCTGTTGTCTATTTTAGCAATGAAGGCGAAGTAAGAGGATACATTTTTTTAGGGGCCGCCATCGGCATTGTGTTATATTCCCTCCTATTGAGCAGGCTTGTTATGAAGCTTTTCCTTGCAGTTATTGGTATATTGAAAAGGATATTTAAAGGTATATGGTTTGTTGTATCCTATCCCTTCAGAATTATAATAAGAATATTAAAAGTGCCTTGTGGTTTTATGGCAAAAATCAGCAGGAAAGCCGCAAGAAGGGTAAACCGTGTAAGGAAAAGCCAATTTGCAAAGCTTTATATATGGAAGAAGATGATCAAGAATAAAATAAAAAAAATATGA
- a CDS encoding phage tail terminator family protein has protein sequence MISIIKQDIADKLTEIYPDGYTVYDEYMPQDFEKPSFLIVSTGQSYSKRMNNKYSGKVSFDVAYFSDKDATEVKKDCLDKQMSLLRAFSSMNAFHAQNMQANITDNILHVTFDVRYWEIKEKTSTMMQTQQTNTYL, from the coding sequence ATGATATCTATCATAAAGCAGGATATAGCAGATAAGTTGACGGAAATATATCCTGATGGGTATACGGTATATGACGAATATATGCCGCAAGATTTTGAAAAACCGTCATTTCTCATTGTCTCCACCGGACAAAGCTACAGCAAAAGGATGAACAACAAATATAGTGGCAAGGTTTCCTTTGATGTGGCTTATTTTTCGGATAAGGATGCAACAGAGGTTAAAAAGGACTGTCTGGATAAACAGATGAGTCTATTAAGGGCTTTTTCTTCAATGAATGCTTTCCATGCTCAGAATATGCAGGCAAATATTACAGATAACATTTTGCATGTCACATTCGATGTCAGGTATTGGGAGATTAAAGAAAAAACAAGCACAATGATGCAAACACAACAAACAAATACGTATCTTTAA
- a CDS encoding helix-turn-helix domain-containing protein produces MSILEIIQDLCAKKGINPSKLEMELGFGKGAIYKWDKNSPSVDKIQKVADYFNVSTDYLLGRTEIKDTSGIKTLAAHRLDGYDKPLTDDEVIAVNAFLEAYRKGKQSKKD; encoded by the coding sequence ATGAGCATATTGGAAATAATTCAGGATCTGTGTGCAAAAAAAGGCATAAATCCTTCAAAACTCGAAATGGAGTTAGGTTTCGGAAAGGGCGCTATTTACAAATGGGATAAAAATTCTCCGTCGGTTGATAAGATCCAAAAGGTGGCGGATTATTTCAATGTCTCAACGGATTATCTTTTGGGACGGACAGAAATAAAGGACACCTCCGGTATTAAGACTTTGGCAGCCCATCGGTTAGACGGTTACGACAAACCGCTCACCGATGATGAAGTGATAGCAGTAAATGCATTTTTAGAGGCATACAGAAAAGGCAAACAAAGTAAAAAGGACTGA
- a CDS encoding FtsB family cell division protein, which yields MNKRKKKSALGTFAVLGFLVYFAYTMVTQQSMINAKNKELASLQQKINSVKSENDELRKKKEMLDTDEYYEKVAREKLGMVKPGEKVFFDINK from the coding sequence GTGAACAAAAGAAAAAAGAAGTCTGCACTGGGGACTTTTGCTGTATTAGGCTTTTTAGTGTACTTTGCATATACCATGGTAACCCAGCAGAGCATGATCAATGCCAAAAATAAGGAACTTGCAAGTTTGCAGCAGAAAATAAACAGTGTGAAAAGTGAAAATGATGAATTGAGAAAGAAAAAGGAAATGCTGGATACCGATGAGTATTATGAAAAGGTGGCCAGGGAGAAGCTTGGTATGGTAAAGCCCGGGGAGAAGGTATTTTTCGATATAAACAAATGA
- a CDS encoding phage tail tube protein, producing the protein MADNYIRLSDTISSHEGKAYITINGVNRELFEVSALSAQIDMIVQEKRMLGHRMTQHKVVGASGTGSLTMYFMNSEMLKQAIQYIRTGNYRGLKLQVKNEDPQSTVGKQEVVLLNVILNSIPAAILDDGSDDPITFDTDFTFDDIESLHSFKLPENYR; encoded by the coding sequence GTGGCAGATAATTATATTAGGTTATCCGATACCATTTCTTCTCATGAGGGCAAAGCCTATATTACAATAAATGGAGTCAATAGGGAGTTGTTTGAGGTATCCGCCCTGTCCGCGCAGATTGATATGATAGTGCAGGAGAAAAGAATGCTTGGGCATAGGATGACACAGCATAAGGTGGTAGGTGCATCGGGAACCGGAAGCCTGACGATGTACTTTATGAACAGTGAAATGCTCAAGCAGGCAATACAGTACATCAGAACCGGCAACTACAGGGGATTAAAGCTGCAGGTCAAGAATGAGGACCCGCAGTCTACAGTAGGAAAGCAGGAGGTAGTACTGTTAAATGTAATTTTGAACAGCATACCTGCTGCAATCCTTGATGATGGTTCGGATGATCCGATAACCTTCGATACGGATTTCACATTTGATGACATTGAAAGTCTTCATTCTTTTAAATTGCCAGAGAATTACAGATAA
- a CDS encoding sigma-70 family RNA polymerase sigma factor, whose product MITKEELNAITQNLDKQVKKAVEKFLYTNGLVEDYQRDYFKDTEKLLYAYPDLKLKVEQDMEDLKSGVLAMKVNRSKDIIRLSANSGSWKPEEYVQEEIIRSRKASMERTRLQVQRIDRALETIKDDQYYDIIPMRYFDRIKIEEIADRLVCDESTVRRNKNRLVNKIKIVLFGADAL is encoded by the coding sequence GTGATAACAAAAGAGGAATTGAATGCGATAACACAAAACCTGGATAAACAGGTTAAAAAGGCAGTTGAAAAATTTTTATACACCAATGGTTTGGTAGAGGATTATCAGAGAGATTATTTCAAAGATACAGAAAAACTGCTGTATGCGTATCCGGATTTAAAGCTGAAGGTTGAGCAGGATATGGAGGATCTTAAAAGTGGCGTCCTGGCAATGAAAGTAAACAGGTCGAAGGATATTATAAGGTTGTCTGCAAATTCCGGAAGCTGGAAACCGGAAGAATATGTGCAGGAAGAGATAATTCGCAGCAGAAAAGCAAGCATGGAGAGGACACGGCTTCAGGTGCAGAGGATTGACAGAGCGTTGGAAACCATAAAAGATGATCAATACTATGATATAATTCCGATGAGGTACTTTGACAGAATAAAAATAGAAGAAATAGCCGATAGGCTGGTGTGTGATGAATCCACAGTAAGACGCAACAAAAACAGGCTTGTAAACAAGATTAAGATAGTGCTTTTCGGAGCCGATGCTCTATAG
- the yabP gene encoding sporulation protein YabP, producing MIEEKKISKPKVQNLILENRERLSVTGVIDVDSFNDECVVVDTELGLLVVRGEDLRISKLNLDSSELNIEGEIISCEYTESEGSKKGGGFFSKMFR from the coding sequence ATGATAGAGGAGAAAAAGATTTCAAAACCAAAGGTGCAAAACCTTATTCTCGAGAATAGAGAAAGACTTAGTGTTACCGGTGTAATTGATGTGGACAGCTTCAATGACGAGTGTGTTGTCGTTGATACTGAACTGGGATTATTGGTAGTAAGGGGCGAAGATCTGCGGATCAGCAAACTGAATCTCGACAGTTCGGAACTCAATATTGAAGGAGAAATCATAAGCTGTGAATATACGGAAAGTGAAGGTTCCAAGAAGGGCGGAGGCTTTTTCAGTAAAATGTTCAGATAG
- the mazG gene encoding nucleoside triphosphate pyrophosphohydrolase — protein sequence MLKDKYEFSDLLDIMARLRCEDGCPWDREQTHDSLKKYLIEETYEVLEAIDLKDKDKICEELGDVLLQVVFHAQIGKEENEFSIDDVITRVCRKLVQRHPHVFGEVKADTSEQVLENWEAIKKKEKGIKSHTGVLKDIPSNLPALMRSYKVQQKAALAGFDWDNIDDVINKVYEEISELKDVYKSENMERISDEIGDVFFSIVNLSRFLNVQPELALTGTINKFIKRFEYMEKECARNGRKLEDMSLAEMDDLWNKAKEHFSGEQS from the coding sequence ATGCTGAAGGATAAATATGAATTTTCTGATCTGCTCGATATTATGGCCCGTTTGCGATGCGAGGACGGATGCCCGTGGGACAGGGAACAGACCCATGACAGCTTGAAAAAGTATTTGATAGAAGAAACTTACGAGGTTCTGGAAGCAATTGACCTAAAGGACAAGGATAAAATTTGCGAGGAGCTGGGGGATGTTTTGCTCCAGGTGGTTTTTCATGCCCAGATAGGCAAGGAGGAAAATGAATTTAGCATTGATGATGTGATCACGCGAGTGTGCCGCAAGCTTGTTCAGCGCCATCCCCACGTTTTTGGCGAAGTCAAGGCAGATACTTCGGAGCAGGTGCTGGAAAACTGGGAAGCTATTAAAAAGAAGGAAAAGGGCATTAAAAGCCATACAGGAGTTCTAAAAGATATTCCGTCAAACCTGCCCGCTCTTATGAGAAGCTATAAGGTTCAGCAAAAGGCAGCCCTTGCAGGGTTTGACTGGGATAACATAGATGATGTGATAAATAAGGTTTATGAAGAGATATCTGAATTAAAGGATGTATATAAAAGTGAAAATATGGAAAGAATATCTGATGAAATTGGAGATGTTTTCTTTTCCATAGTAAATTTGTCAAGGTTCCTGAATGTTCAGCCTGAACTGGCTCTCACCGGAACTATAAACAAATTTATTAAAAGGTTTGAATATATGGAAAAAGAATGCGCCAGGAATGGAAGAAAGCTGGAGGATATGAGCCTTGCGGAAATGGATGATTTGTGGAATAAGGCAAAGGAGCATTTCTCCGGTGAACAGTCCTGA
- a CDS encoding HU family DNA-binding protein, whose product MNKSELIQSMAEKSELSKKDAEKALNAFLESVEEALAKGDKVQLVGFGSFEVRRRAERKGKNPQTKEEIIIPASNAPVFRVGKALRDAVNK is encoded by the coding sequence ATGAACAAATCAGAGCTTATACAGAGCATGGCTGAAAAAAGTGAATTATCAAAAAAGGATGCAGAAAAGGCATTGAATGCTTTTCTTGAGAGTGTTGAGGAAGCCCTTGCAAAAGGCGACAAGGTTCAGCTGGTAGGTTTTGGCTCCTTTGAAGTAAGAAGAAGGGCTGAGAGAAAGGGTAAAAATCCTCAGACAAAAGAAGAGATAATTATTCCTGCATCCAACGCACCTGTATTTAGAGTAGGCAAAGCGTTGAGAGATGCTGTAAACAAATAG
- a CDS encoding S1 domain-containing RNA-binding protein: MPVQVGQVVEGKVSGITSFGAFIQLPDGKTGLVHISEVADEYVKDINNHLKGNQMVKVKVLSIDNNGKISLSIKKALEKRPELRSSKPAEIEWSRPNNENLSFEDRLAKFMRDSDEKMHDLKKNFESKRGSGGYKKSVQF; this comes from the coding sequence ATGCCAGTTCAGGTTGGTCAGGTAGTCGAAGGCAAAGTATCCGGTATTACAAGTTTTGGTGCCTTTATTCAGCTCCCGGATGGAAAAACAGGGTTGGTGCACATCTCAGAAGTGGCCGACGAGTATGTAAAGGATATAAATAATCATCTTAAAGGAAATCAGATGGTTAAGGTAAAAGTTCTTTCAATTGATAATAATGGTAAGATAAGCTTGTCAATTAAAAAGGCACTGGAGAAGAGACCTGAACTTAGATCAAGCAAGCCCGCGGAAATAGAGTGGAGCAGGCCAAATAACGAGAATCTATCCTTTGAGGACAGACTCGCAAAATTTATGAGAGATAGCGATGAAAAAATGCATGATCTAAAAAAGAATTTTGAGTCTAAGCGCGGCAGTGGAGGATATAAGAAATCCGTGCAGTTTTAG
- a CDS encoding phage tail sheath subtilisin-like domain-containing protein has protein sequence MSGTWNSQNKILPGAYINFLTNAPLSITPGDRGIVVLLQEMGAGAFRDMYTVTASENDYPDGIADEDKLLANEALKGARTVIVYNLGTAHTDDTITTALSDLKTVAFNTLAYPYDGAAYEANKAAIAAWIKSMREDEGVKIQGVLANYAADSEAIINVTHGVKLSDGTELSPAQTTAWVAGITAGANINESNTGRKYDGAIDVVPRMTKTEMEAAITAGQFIFKVDTAQNVTAVYDINSLTTSAPEKGAQFKKNRAIRTIDGINNDIVEIFESNYKGKLNNNADGRSLLRASLIEYFNELQRLQAIQNFTPEDVTVEAGSDTDAVVINCYIQLVDSAEKFYITVNLS, from the coding sequence ATGTCAGGAACATGGAATAGTCAAAATAAAATACTTCCCGGCGCATACATAAATTTCCTCACCAATGCTCCGTTATCCATTACACCGGGTGACAGGGGCATTGTTGTATTACTGCAGGAAATGGGAGCAGGTGCGTTCAGGGATATGTATACCGTAACAGCATCGGAGAATGATTATCCGGATGGTATTGCCGATGAGGATAAACTGCTTGCAAACGAGGCATTAAAAGGTGCCCGGACAGTAATCGTCTACAACCTGGGGACAGCGCATACGGATGATACGATTACTACAGCTTTGTCAGATCTTAAGACGGTTGCATTCAATACTTTAGCCTATCCGTATGACGGTGCGGCATATGAAGCAAATAAAGCAGCCATTGCGGCATGGATAAAGTCAATGCGGGAGGATGAAGGTGTCAAGATACAGGGTGTGCTGGCCAATTACGCAGCCGATAGCGAAGCAATTATAAATGTAACCCATGGGGTGAAATTGTCGGATGGCACAGAGCTATCACCGGCACAGACTACAGCATGGGTGGCAGGCATAACTGCCGGGGCAAATATCAATGAGTCGAATACCGGCAGAAAGTATGACGGAGCAATTGATGTCGTGCCCAGGATGACAAAAACGGAGATGGAGGCTGCCATTACTGCAGGCCAATTCATTTTTAAAGTTGATACAGCCCAGAACGTTACGGCAGTTTATGATATCAACAGCCTCACCACATCTGCACCGGAAAAGGGTGCCCAGTTTAAGAAAAACCGGGCAATCCGCACCATTGACGGTATAAACAATGATATTGTTGAGATATTCGAATCCAATTACAAAGGCAAGCTCAACAATAATGCCGATGGCAGATCCTTGCTGAGGGCAAGCCTTATTGAATACTTCAATGAGCTGCAGAGGTTGCAGGCGATCCAGAACTTTACGCCTGAAGATGTGACCGTAGAAGCCGGATCAGATACTGACGCTGTAGTTATAAACTGCTATATACAGCTTGTTGATTCGGCTGAGAAGTTTTATATTACAGTAAACCTGTCATAA
- the spoVT gene encoding stage V sporulation protein T, with the protein MKATGIVRRIDDLGRVVIPKEIRRTLRIREGDPLEIFTDKDGEVILKKYSPIGELSDFATQYAESLHKTSGHITCITDRDTIIAVSGASKREFLEKPLSPDLERIIEEKTTLVVKSPDDKAISITADESPDKKYTSQVVTPIISEGDPIGAVILLSTDPDTRMGEVEAKLAQSAAGFLGKQMEQ; encoded by the coding sequence TTGAAAGCAACAGGGATTGTTAGAAGGATAGACGACCTGGGAAGAGTTGTTATTCCCAAAGAAATCAGAAGAACATTAAGAATTAGAGAAGGAGATCCTCTGGAGATATTTACTGATAAAGACGGAGAGGTCATATTGAAAAAATACTCTCCTATCGGTGAATTGAGCGACTTTGCAACTCAGTATGCCGAATCCCTCCATAAAACAAGCGGACACATTACTTGCATCACAGACCGGGATACAATTATAGCAGTATCAGGAGCGTCAAAAAGAGAGTTCCTTGAGAAGCCGCTGAGTCCGGACCTTGAAAGAATCATAGAGGAAAAGACAACCTTGGTCGTGAAATCACCGGATGATAAGGCTATATCCATAACTGCGGATGAAAGCCCCGATAAAAAGTATACTTCACAGGTAGTAACACCTATAATATCAGAAGGAGATCCTATAGGAGCGGTTATCCTGCTGTCCACTGATCCGGATACCCGTATGGGCGAAGTGGAAGCTAAACTTGCTCAATCCGCCGCAGGATTTTTGGGCAAGCAGATGGAACAGTGA
- a CDS encoding phage tail assembly chaperone — MSSLKAFLNPIKVENKEVIVSNRFQEDGKPVPFVIRPITQKENEELIRKYTKKDKKGQETFNRTEYIHALTASAVVFPDLKNAELQKSYGVLGEAELLKTMLYVGEFAELAKEVQALSGLDVDINEDIEEVKNE; from the coding sequence ATGAGTTCGTTAAAAGCATTTTTGAATCCAATTAAAGTGGAAAACAAGGAAGTGATTGTGTCCAACAGGTTTCAGGAGGATGGAAAGCCCGTCCCCTTTGTGATAAGGCCAATCACTCAAAAAGAAAATGAGGAATTGATAAGGAAATACACAAAAAAGGATAAAAAGGGCCAGGAAACGTTTAACCGCACCGAATATATTCATGCATTAACGGCAAGTGCTGTTGTATTTCCGGATCTCAAGAACGCAGAGCTCCAAAAAAGCTATGGAGTTTTGGGAGAGGCAGAGCTGCTAAAGACAATGCTCTATGTAGGGGAGTTTGCTGAGCTGGCAAAGGAGGTCCAGGCGTTGAGCGGCCTCGATGTGGATATTAACGAGGATATTGAAGAAGTAAAAAACGAATAA
- a CDS encoding ImmA/IrrE family metallo-endopeptidase yields MNKLEELENEAFKSRINVQRAELPESISGLYYDDGTNQPLIALNECLKTKSEQTCVLAEELGHYYTSCGNLLTDPSVSKAIIQKQETKAKRWAFSRLVSLKNIIKAYEAGCNNLYEMAEYLSVTQDFLEKAFASYNSIYGKFKKRGNYIIYFDPPGIFKNIK; encoded by the coding sequence ATGAATAAATTGGAAGAACTCGAGAATGAAGCATTTAAATCCAGAATAAATGTTCAAAGAGCCGAACTTCCGGAATCAATATCCGGACTGTATTATGATGACGGAACCAATCAGCCGTTAATCGCTTTAAATGAATGCCTCAAGACAAAATCGGAGCAAACCTGCGTTTTGGCAGAGGAGTTAGGCCACTATTATACATCCTGCGGCAACCTCCTTACGGATCCTTCGGTCAGCAAAGCCATTATCCAAAAGCAGGAAACCAAAGCAAAACGGTGGGCATTCAGCAGACTCGTATCTCTTAAAAATATCATAAAGGCTTATGAAGCCGGCTGTAATAACCTCTATGAAATGGCGGAGTACTTAAGCGTCACCCAGGATTTTCTTGAAAAGGCGTTTGCCAGCTACAACAGCATATACGGCAAGTTCAAAAAACGAGGAAATTACATCATTTACTTTGATCCACCGGGAATTTTCAAAAATATTAAGTGA
- a CDS encoding ZIP family metal transporter, giving the protein MLIDLLKDINPVMLALIATCFTWFMTALGAGLVFFFKNINKKVLDVMLGFAAGVMIAASFWSLLNPAIEMAEASGIPGWIPAITGFLAGGFFLQFVDMILPHLHLGLPREDAEGIKTNWKRSVLLVLSITLHNIPEGLAVGVAFGAVASGSSSASIAGAIALAIGMGIQNFPEGAAVSIPLRREGLSRTKSFMYGQASGVVEPIAGIIGASAVLTMGSALPYALAFAAGAMIFVVVEELIPESQSSGNSHMATAGVMLGFALMMLLDVALG; this is encoded by the coding sequence ATGTTGATAGACCTTTTGAAAGATATTAACCCGGTGATGCTTGCACTTATTGCCACATGCTTTACTTGGTTCATGACAGCTCTTGGTGCCGGATTGGTTTTTTTCTTCAAGAACATAAATAAGAAGGTCCTGGATGTCATGCTGGGTTTTGCTGCTGGGGTCATGATTGCTGCTAGCTTCTGGTCTTTGCTCAATCCTGCAATAGAGATGGCTGAAGCCTCAGGAATACCGGGATGGATACCTGCCATAACCGGTTTTCTTGCGGGAGGATTCTTTCTTCAGTTTGTTGACATGATCCTGCCCCATTTACATCTGGGTTTGCCCAGGGAAGATGCAGAAGGTATCAAAACAAACTGGAAGAGAAGCGTTCTCTTGGTTCTTTCCATTACCCTACATAATATACCGGAAGGCTTGGCGGTTGGAGTCGCATTTGGAGCAGTTGCATCAGGGTCTTCTTCAGCTTCCATAGCCGGAGCTATAGCCCTGGCTATAGGTATGGGAATACAAAACTTCCCCGAAGGCGCAGCAGTATCCATACCCTTACGCAGGGAAGGCCTGTCCCGTACAAAGAGCTTTATGTATGGTCAAGCATCCGGTGTTGTTGAACCTATCGCAGGTATCATAGGAGCCTCGGCAGTTCTGACTATGGGGTCGGCTCTCCCATATGCCCTCGCCTTTGCAGCAGGAGCCATGATATTTGTCGTGGTGGAAGAACTCATACCTGAATCTCAGTCCTCAGGCAATTCCCACATGGCAACGGCAGGCGTGATGCTCGGTTTTGCATTAATGATGCTGCTGGATGTAGCCTTGGGATGA
- a CDS encoding RNA-binding S4 domain-containing protein: MRIDKYLKVSRLIKRRTLANEACEQGRVKINGKTAKPSSEVNVGDIIEIQFGNSLTKVEVTSVAEHVTKAGSKEMYIIK; the protein is encoded by the coding sequence ATGAGAATTGATAAGTATTTAAAGGTCTCGAGGCTTATTAAAAGACGCACCCTTGCCAATGAAGCTTGTGAGCAGGGCCGGGTCAAAATTAACGGGAAAACAGCAAAGCCCAGCTCCGAAGTCAATGTGGGTGACATTATAGAAATACAGTTTGGAAACAGCCTCACAAAGGTTGAAGTTACATCGGTGGCGGAGCATGTTACCAAAGCCGGTTCAAAAGAAATGTACATAATTAAGTAG
- a CDS encoding peptidylprolyl isomerase: MKKLWIYVIAAILVVALATAGAIYYLNDNSYVAKVGDEKITNTEYKFFLGLIKYQLMNQLYITDWSSKVGNQTAEEMAKEYALEMAREHKIELMQAKKNNVKLDKEEEKSLKASFDNIIAQTGSRVEAENTIKEQFGISWSEYKSIMRDVELANKFKATEVGKFNPTDDEAKAYYDENKDNYDKATVKHILISILDDSGNKLPEDEQKKAEEKAKDILEKVKKGEDFAALVKEYSDDTASVDDGGEYTFTKGMMVKEFEDWSFDEKRKAGDTDIVKTEYGYHIMLFVKREMVPFDDVKNSIIGILKEESYSDLMESWKQDSEFSIVKNEGEYNSIKID; encoded by the coding sequence TTGAAGAAACTATGGATTTATGTCATAGCTGCGATACTTGTAGTTGCTCTTGCGACTGCCGGAGCTATATACTATTTGAATGACAATAGCTATGTTGCAAAAGTTGGAGATGAAAAGATAACCAATACTGAATACAAGTTTTTTCTTGGTTTGATCAAGTATCAGCTTATGAATCAGCTGTATATAACAGATTGGAGCAGCAAGGTAGGAAACCAGACTGCTGAAGAGATGGCAAAGGAATATGCCTTGGAAATGGCGAGAGAACATAAAATAGAGCTGATGCAGGCGAAAAAGAACAATGTAAAGCTTGATAAGGAGGAGGAAAAATCTCTGAAAGCAAGCTTTGACAACATAATAGCCCAGACAGGTAGCCGGGTGGAAGCAGAGAATACAATAAAAGAGCAGTTCGGAATAAGCTGGTCCGAATATAAATCCATAATGAGAGATGTAGAGCTGGCAAACAAGTTCAAAGCAACCGAAGTAGGTAAGTTCAATCCTACGGACGACGAGGCAAAGGCATATTATGATGAGAATAAAGATAATTATGACAAGGCAACTGTAAAGCATATATTGATCTCAATCCTGGATGATTCCGGAAACAAGCTGCCGGAAGATGAGCAGAAGAAAGCAGAAGAGAAGGCTAAGGACATTCTGGAAAAGGTCAAAAAAGGAGAAGATTTTGCAGCTTTGGTAAAAGAGTATTCCGACGATACCGCATCGGTTGACGACGGCGGAGAGTATACTTTTACCAAGGGTATGATGGTGAAAGAGTTTGAGGATTGGTCCTTTGATGAAAAACGCAAAGCCGGGGATACGGATATTGTAAAGACGGAATATGGATATCACATAATGTTGTTTGTGAAAAGGGAAATGGTACCCTTTGATGACGTTAAAAACAGCATTATAGGAATATTGAAGGAAGAATCCTACTCAGACTTGATGGAGAGCTGGAAGCAGGATTCGGAATTCAGTATTGTAAAAAATGAAGGGGAATATAATTCAATTAAAATAGATTAA